In Phragmites australis chromosome 16, lpPhrAust1.1, whole genome shotgun sequence, one DNA window encodes the following:
- the LOC133895617 gene encoding putative lipase YDL109C isoform X1, which yields MIAAGAASMGRAVTRAPGARPSRWPRTVARLRLALRSPAAERGAGCFRPAPSPAAAAAVNEAKGKLPEVEEEPARGGGDDVWSAEAEAEVAQGGGFPEHLVVMVNGLVGSADDWKFAAEQFVRRMPDKVIVHRSQCNSATQTFDGVDLMGERLANEVLSVVEQRRGVKKISFVAHSLGGLVARYAIGRLYEPNSISESSVGKSRDEVEHMEGLIAGLEPMNFITFASPHLGSSGNKQLPFLCGLPFLERRASETAHLIVGRTGKHLFLTDNDDGRRPLLLRMVDDCNDLKFRSALRSFKRRVAYANANFDHMVGWRTSSIRRQHELPKHRLLVRDEKYPHIVHVEKEITNNNETEAHADLFDPEEEMIRGLTQVPWERVDVSFQKSSQRLVAHNTIHVKSYWLNSDGADVINHMMDNFIV from the exons atgattgccgccggcgccgcctcgaTGGGCCGCGCCGTGACTCGAGCACCCGGGGCCCGGCCCTCCCGGTGGCCGCGCACCGTGGCGCGGCTGCGACTCGCGCTCCGCTCcccggcggcggagaggggcGCGGGCTGCTTCCGGCCGGCGCCGTccccggctgcggcggcggcggtgaatGAGGCGAAGGGGAAGCtgccggaggtggaggaggagccggcGCGCGGCGGAGGGGATGACGTGTGGAGcgccgaggccgaggcggagGTGGCTCAAGGCGGGGGATTCCCGGAGCACCTCGTCGTCATGGTCAATGGCCTCGTCGGGAG CGCCGACGATTGGAAGTTCGCGGCGGAGCAGTTCGTGAGGCGGATGCCGGACAAGGTGATCGTGCACC GAAGTCAATGCAACTCTGCCACCCAGACATTTGATGGAGTTGACTTGATGGGTGAAAGGTTAGCGAACGAG GTTCTATCAGTTGTAGAGCAAAGAAGAGGGGTCAAGAAGATTTCGTTTGTGGCACACTCTCTTGGTGGTCTTGTTGCCAGATATGCTATAGGAAGGCTTTATGAACCTAATAGCATAAGTGAATCATCTGTCGGAAAGAGCAGAGATGAAGTTGAGCACATGGAGGGTCTCATTGCTGGTTTAGAACCTATGAATTTTATAACATTTGCATCACCACATTTGGGTTCAAGCGGAAACAAACAG TTACCTTTTTTATGTGGCCTGCCTTTCCTTGAGCGAAGAGCATCAGAAACTGCACATTTGATTGTTGGGAGAACTGGAAAGCATTTATTCCTTACAGACAATGATGACGGCAGACGCCCGCTCCTCCTTCGAATGGTTGATGACTGTAATGATTTAAAATTCAG GTCAGCATTGCGCTCTTTCAAACGGCGTGTAGCATATGCGAATGCCAATTTTGACC ATATGGTTGGGTGGAGAACATCATCAATCCGGCGTCAGCACGAGTTGCCAAAA CATCGGCTTCTTGTTCGTGATGAGAAGTATCCACATATTGTCCATGTTGAAAAGGAAATAACAAACAATAATGAAACAGAAGCCCATGCTGATCTTTTTGACCCAGAAG AGGAGATGATAAGAGGCCTTACGCAAGTTCCATGGGAACGTGTTGACGTGAGCTTCCAGAAAAGCAGTCAAAGATTAGTTGCGCATAACACCATtcat GTGAAAAGCTATTGGCTAAACTCGGATGGAGCAGACGTGATCAACCACATGATGGATAACTTCATCGTCTAA
- the LOC133895617 gene encoding putative lipase YDL109C isoform X2, translating to MTCGAPRPRRRWLKAGDSRSTSSSWSMASSGGGSAADDWKFAAEQFVRRMPDKVIVHRSQCNSATQTFDGVDLMGERLANEVLSVVEQRRGVKKISFVAHSLGGLVARYAIGRLYEPNSISESSVGKSRDEVEHMEGLIAGLEPMNFITFASPHLGSSGNKQLPFLCGLPFLERRASETAHLIVGRTGKHLFLTDNDDGRRPLLLRMVDDCNDLKFRSALRSFKRRVAYANANFDHMVGWRTSSIRRQHELPKHRLLVRDEKYPHIVHVEKEITNNNETEAHADLFDPEEEMIRGLTQVPWERVDVSFQKSSQRLVAHNTIHVKSYWLNSDGADVINHMMDNFIV from the exons ATGACGTGTGGAGcgccgaggccgaggcggagGTGGCTCAAGGCGGGGGATTCCCGGAGCACCTCGTCGTCATGGTCAATGGCCTCGTCGGGAGGTGGATCCGC CGCCGACGATTGGAAGTTCGCGGCGGAGCAGTTCGTGAGGCGGATGCCGGACAAGGTGATCGTGCACC GAAGTCAATGCAACTCTGCCACCCAGACATTTGATGGAGTTGACTTGATGGGTGAAAGGTTAGCGAACGAG GTTCTATCAGTTGTAGAGCAAAGAAGAGGGGTCAAGAAGATTTCGTTTGTGGCACACTCTCTTGGTGGTCTTGTTGCCAGATATGCTATAGGAAGGCTTTATGAACCTAATAGCATAAGTGAATCATCTGTCGGAAAGAGCAGAGATGAAGTTGAGCACATGGAGGGTCTCATTGCTGGTTTAGAACCTATGAATTTTATAACATTTGCATCACCACATTTGGGTTCAAGCGGAAACAAACAG TTACCTTTTTTATGTGGCCTGCCTTTCCTTGAGCGAAGAGCATCAGAAACTGCACATTTGATTGTTGGGAGAACTGGAAAGCATTTATTCCTTACAGACAATGATGACGGCAGACGCCCGCTCCTCCTTCGAATGGTTGATGACTGTAATGATTTAAAATTCAG GTCAGCATTGCGCTCTTTCAAACGGCGTGTAGCATATGCGAATGCCAATTTTGACC ATATGGTTGGGTGGAGAACATCATCAATCCGGCGTCAGCACGAGTTGCCAAAA CATCGGCTTCTTGTTCGTGATGAGAAGTATCCACATATTGTCCATGTTGAAAAGGAAATAACAAACAATAATGAAACAGAAGCCCATGCTGATCTTTTTGACCCAGAAG AGGAGATGATAAGAGGCCTTACGCAAGTTCCATGGGAACGTGTTGACGTGAGCTTCCAGAAAAGCAGTCAAAGATTAGTTGCGCATAACACCATtcat GTGAAAAGCTATTGGCTAAACTCGGATGGAGCAGACGTGATCAACCACATGATGGATAACTTCATCGTCTAA